Below is a genomic region from Penaeus chinensis breed Huanghai No. 1 chromosome 42, ASM1920278v2, whole genome shotgun sequence.
atggaaaacagacaaggccaactggcaggcgtttcaaaacgccttggccctctgtctgagatgcaacaatcccccacaaagcgaaaatgtggaagtgctcgaagctagcctgctaaacgccattaatgaagcagcctcacagaccatacccaaaactcggcctgggtccagaagtcacaaagacgcctggtacttcaatgacgagatcagggaggtcaaccacagggtgaacatgtgccgaaaactattccgaagggaaagaacccctgacaacttatccctcctaaggaaagctgtcacggatgccaaggaaactgccaacagagtcaggcaggaaaagtggctggaatgttgtgagtccttcgaccaccaaaccaccctttcagagctgtggcaacgggtcaagcgagctaccagccgctcagccccgaggtgcacccatcacgacccccaagcagaagctaacagactggcgcacgagttctctgcgagaacgagctgcaacagtctgccagccgagctgagggcaagacaagagcgtctacagccagacagacacgctcagatcagagaaagggcagccgaacccgataactcagacgttatcttttttctgagggaactaaggaaagcctataaaaccagttccaacacagccccgggctctgatgggatctcgtaccccattatctcccacctaggactagcaggtgagcgtgcactcttgcaactcatcaacaagtccttggaaacttccactctaccccagagttggaagagggctaccatagttcccgtcccaaaaccaaaggagccggggaagtaccgccccatctctctgctcagctgcctggccaagacggctgagaggatggtactaaaccggcttcaatggaaaacgggacccccgcacgaacaccttcacgggttcacaaggggcatgggtacagcacacagcatagccacgctcttaagcacaatcagcaagggcccagctgtggtggtattccttgacctggagaaggcttttgaactggcaagtccgcttgccattcaggaaagcctgatccagaagggaatcagaggaaagctcttggcttggataggtgactacttctggaacaggactgccaatgtcaaatttcagggtcacctatcgcagcacatgtcgcttgaaaatggaacgccacagggtggggttctcagtccagccctattcaacactttaatgtcctgcatcctcaacatcaacctcccagtggggtgccagatcatctcgtatgcagacgatctcgctatcacctccactggaccacgcagccagaataaagtcCAGCGTtatctggacctcgtgtcagaggagtgttgtaggacaggactaaagatctctgctgccaaatccaaagccatggctctgagacagagagttcgaggcacaagactgaaaatccagggagtggaattagaatgggttaaggactacctataccttggggtaaggatagaccggaccctctccttccataaggaggtccagtacctggttgaccgaaccaaagcaagactgtccgtcatgagagcaatgactgggagacgcataggggccagacacaaagtactaagatcattctatgtacatgctgtccggcccattgtggactatgcctcagtcgctctaattgctgcaaagaaaaagcactcagacaaattagaaacagtccaaaatgaagctgccaggatcattctgggtgccccgaggtggacgaaggtcctcaacctcctgatggaggcaaaccttctccacctggactcacgaatcaatctaacggcaacacaattcctgtcaaaggtcatccaggctcccaggaacacaagcctaagacaaaaattagtcagatgcctcgaacaagacaacgagctcgttgcaaacaactcctggctgtctcatacagccagggtgttgatacgccatcaggctcaaagaacagcttcttgctaagggcatggactccccctaccccgactttgccgaagccccgccgtgggcactgagcctgatagagttcaacataatgagcctgtcaatgaaaaagagcctataccccatgcctagcctaaaggcagaagcccacagggtcattgcagccatcactcctccgggtagtagaacataatACActgatggatcggtcgatcccttgagccacacttcaggcgccggctttgcagctagggatgccacgcgatccatgagggtaacagacaacgcctcctcgctacaggcagaggcagttgcaatcatgggagccctaggccacgcgtccctaagggaaggacacgtggtcatacacacagactccagggcagccattgactgtcttcagcacagctcacccacagacaacatctacctactgaccacgattctcacaatggcacagagaattcttgctcagggtagaagaattatcatcaactgggtcccaagccacatcggcatcagagggaacaagcttgctgacagactagccgtcgctggcaggggtatgcccccaaatcccatgacgataaaaccgagccgaaaattacttatggagaagtgtgccttggtcggtcgtaccttcctacggcagctccacagagaggaaacgagaacctccccctcggccagctggtactcagacgccacaggctatgaaccactggcactctctgaagtaagcaacagaggtaccgaagtcattcttcacagaatgcgcctaggttaccactgtgcatggcagattatcccaacaatcgaacgcgatgaatggtgctgcaagcactgcggcgagccgaacgccacactagtccactacctagaaaattgtgaccatacacaattcctgagacatggaccgcccacaacaaccgccgtgctggtaaagaggctatgcgaaatgcttacaccatggtggcaagagcgcttgctggcaatcccgccgccacggtaggcaccgagtgtcagacaactcaatgagacagccgtaaaaagctgacacaggtcgggccatatctagaaggcccgggcgaagctagaacttcgcaaaccaaaccatcaTCAACCATTCTCTATAGTTAGAGCCTAGGGGGATCATCGTGAAGCTATAGCCGAGGACTCTGTAGCGTTGATCTTTAACAAGAGCCTGTTGCAATCTGCAGATAAACAATCGAGAGCTAGCATATGCATAAAATTTGGTATTTGGTCTGAGAGGAAGGCTAACTAGTGTCTCGACACAGGATAAAAAGGAAGGGattgtttgtgcattgtgggttgttctaccataaacatatgtaaatatgtatatatatatatatatatatatatatatagacttacacacacacgtgtgtaagtAAGACGTTTCTAAATAAAGAAACGTGTTTTCTATCCCCatccaaaaaaataaacaaataaataaataaatacattaattaattaataaaaagataacgagggagagagaggtgatgatataataatgacaatacagctCGTGTTTTCCTGTTTAGAAGAATCAGGAATGAGTGTGAAACAAAAGCCTACGTCTGTTTGGAATCAATTGCCGATAATCGTAGTTTAAACCGATTTCATGCCTGGATTGGGACGCAACCATATTATTCAAATCCCTTCAGAGTCAAAATATGGAAActccatataaataaacatgttcaAATATCAGACTTTTGCAtgagtatgagagagtgagaaagaaaaaaaagtggtgtTTATGAGCGAATAAaggtatggagaaagagaaagagagaaatagttatatatatatatatatatatatatatatagagagagagagagagagagagagagagagagagatgtagatagatatatagatagatatacacatatctatacatacatacatatatatatatatatatatatatatatatatatatatatatgtataaagaaatgtgtatatatatatatatatatatatatttgtatatatatatatatatatatatatatatatatatatatatatatatataagtatatatatgtgtatatatatacatatatatatatatatatatatatatatatatatatatatatatatatatgtatatatatgtatatatatgcatatatatatatatatgcatatatatgtatatatatatatatatatatatatatatatatatatatgtgtgtgtgtgtgtgtgtgtgtgtgtgtgtgtgtgtgtgtgtgtgtgtgtgtgtataaacatacatatatacatatatacatatgtgtgtgtgtgtgtgtgtatgtatatgtgtgtatatgcatagagagaaagagagagagagatagaaaatagttagagagagaagggtagaattTAAAAGATATACGAGAGCAGCCtacatccactccctccctcatttatgCACCACAGGAAGACTTACAATTTTGCATACCAATTTCCATATCACGTGTATATGCGTGCGCTTATATTTAGCTGTGATTGCACGGAGagatacaattacacacacatccacacacatacacgcacacatgcatacatacatacaaatatacatccatatataaacatatacgtgtttatatatatatatatatatatatatatatatatacatatacatacatacatatatatatatacctatacatacatataatcacgcacgcacgcacgcacgcacgcaagcacacacacacacacacacacacacacacacacacacacacacacacacacattcacacatacacacacactcacacactcacacactcacacacacacacatatacatacacatgcaaatacacatgtatacatacatacaaatcaattcccacacacatatttatattatatatatatatatatatatatatatatatatgtgtgtgtgtgtgtgtgtgtgtgtgtgtgtgtgtttatacgaatacacacacacacacacacacacacacacacaaacacacacacacacacacacacacacacacacacacacacacacacacacacacacacacacacacatatatatatatatatatatatatatatatatatatatatatatgtatatacatacacataaatacatatatttatatttatatatatgtatgtgtatatatacacattttatatatatatacatatatatatatatatatatatatatatgtgtgtgtgtgtgtgtgtgtgtgtgtgtgtgtgtgtgtgtgtgtgtgtgtgtgtgtgtttatctatctaattatctgtgtatttattcatagtagagagagaggaaatatatttaatttaagcACACCTTACGTAATATGCTCGTACAACCGTTGTAATTCGCCAAAGCCAGACTGGATTCCTGTTAGATGCCAACGGAGAATCTGCAATATGTCTGGCATTCTTTGTGCGCCGCATTGATGGTGAAGGGGAGCTGTCTATAGGGAACACTTAGGGCTTGCTGCACTgctacatgcccccccccccccccccccccccctccctgcctgaCAAGTTTATCCAACCTGAACAGGAGTTGGGCACAcatagatagatgagatagatagatagatagatagatagatagatagatagatagatacatgcatgcacacatttgtatatatacaaacatatatgtgtatatatacatatatacatatatatgtatatatgtgtgtgtgtgtgtgtgtgtgtgtgtgtgtgtgtgtgtgtgtgtgtgtgtgtgtgagagagagagaaagagagagtatatctctatatctatatatacacacatatctatatatatatatatatatatatatatatatacatacatacgtatatacatacatatatacatacatatatatatatatatatatatatagagagagagagagagagagagagagagagagagagagagagagtgactatatatatatatatatatatatatatatatatatatatatatatatatataaatatatacatatatatatatatatatatatatatatacatatatatacatatatttttacacatatttacacacacacagatatatatatatatatatatatatatatatatatatatatatatatatatatatatattcttgtgcgcctgtgtgtatgtgaatgtgtgtatagataaatagataaatagatcgacagatagatagatagatgtgtatatttatgtgtgcgtttctgtgtgcgcgagcgtgtatGTACACAAATTTTAGGTCTCTAAACATCAGAACCAGAATGCAGGCGGTCAAGACTTTTACGGAGACTAAGAATCATGCAAAGTTGCAGTTGGCAACAAGCCCTAATTTAAATTCCCTTGACGGTCTCTCAACACGATGTTCCGTTGCTCATTATCAGCGCTGAGAAATGTTTTGCCAATTCCCCGTCAGCGTTGTGTGAAAGAAAGTTTCATAGCCATGAGCTAATaagctaaatagataaatggttatcatatatattcgatttactttttttctgattaAGAAGTAATATTTTAGTAAATTAGTCGTTAGAGCTTCTATTGCACAGACGCATCTtcctttaacaaaaaaaataaaataaaataaataaaaaccctcctgtccaggactcgaacctaggtcactctaggtatgaaccggagggtctgtactaaaccaaccatgccacacgacccgctAAAATGCGTGTGCAACTAACTACCTccactatctattcatatataagtgtgtgtaaaacctattcatatataagtgtgtgtaaaacctcgttgTGATTACTTATATATGCGGCAatgcattatttcatcctttataAACaattcagtacatctgactttgaATTTCTAAATCCCTTTCCACCGAGAGCCCAcgtggagtgtgtgtaaaaccttgctatcattactcatgtatgagtggaTAGGTAATGTATgcggagctagttagatcctagttacacactccttttagtgggtcgtgtagcATGGTTGGGTTaggactggccctccggtttcacagCCGGAGTGACCTACGTAATAACATATGAATCTTCAGTCTATAACAGCATATCAGCACTTGCCATATGTGTTGTCAGTGAGAAATCATTAATAAtttaattcaaatatataattaaattgaaTTGTTAGATCAAATGAAAgtcaaataattaaattaattcgaTTAAAAAGACTAAAGAAGAAACCTAACCAGAAGACAGAATATAACAAGACAAAGTTTTAGCTGTAAATTCCCTTTAACAATGAATCTCTGTTAGCCAAAGTCAGTAACAATAGAAAAAAGCTTTCTACGTAATTCCAGGATTCCAGATAAACTCTTACCTCTTTGTACCACATTAGACACACAAGGACAAAAGAGCAAATGCGGCAGCAGACCTCCATCAAAGgaaaacacaagcaaaaaaagTCTTCCTGTTACAAACACGAAATCGAGTGCAGTTTGGAGTCCGTCGCTCCGGCCATTTCCGCTCGTGGAGACAAACCTTCTAGGACGACGGCGCCTCCATTAACCGCAACTGTTTGGTAAGCAAAGACTGGCCGTACCTTATTTATTCAATTCTcggtttatgtgtatacattcctgccttcctatatatatacatatacatctctttatctgtttaactaactatatatctatctacacacccaaccacacaggcatacatatatatatatatatatatatatatatatttagagagagagagagagagagatagagagagagagagagagagagagagagagagagatacatacatacatacatacatacatatatatatatatatatatatgtatatatatgtatatatatacatatacatatatataaatatatatgcttatatactcacatatatatgtgtgtgtataacatatatacataaatatatacatgtgtatatatattcatatacatatatatatatatatatatatatatatatatatatatatgcatatgtatatatgtgtgtgtgtgtgtatatatatatatatatatatatatatatatatatatatgtatatatatatttacactactTATCACAGGGGGCACAGGGTACAGGAAGGACTGTTGTGGACCAGGTAACGGAGAGTATTTATCTGGTGAAAGATAAGGCTGCAGGAGAAAAAAGGTAGAAGGTTCCTGGATATGCGACGTGGAGATAAAGTCCCGAGAGTAGCGAAGCGAGCAGGAGAGAAGGGAGCCGGCTTTCGGGGAATTGGTGGGTAACCCATAGAAATGAGCGAGTAGAGCAGGGGTGGGCAAACATTTTGGCTCAGGGGCCACATTAAAAATTTGACACACAGGCCGGATCAGCAtcatgtgcatacatattaaacataaacataaaacggCATTACAGTGTTATCACTTACATTAAGTAAGTAATAACACATTTAGTGGGAACAGTGTTGTTGATCACCCGTTTTTGCCAGTGCATCAAAGTCCGGTGTCAGTTTTGTTGTGGCAATTCTCAGAACAGATCTGAGGTGTTCATCACTCAACTGGGATCTGTGGGGTGCTTTGTTGATGTTCATCACACTAAAAGTctgttcacatacatatgtaccgcCAAACAACACCAGCATCCTCTGTGCCATCTTCTGGATGTTTGGAAATTTGGCTGCACTTAATGAAGCATAAAACTCATCCAGTTTAAAAGAGTCGAACTTCTTCATAACAGCATCACATTGGAGATCAATCAGTTCCAACTGTTACTCTTCTAGCACTGTTTCAGGATCTTGTGTGAAGGGACATGAAACCAGCTGAAGTAACGTCAATTTTTCCAAAATCAGAAAACCGATGGTAGAATTCTCCGTGCAGGTCATCCAGTGATTTCCTAAATTTTTTCACATGTCGAGGGGCCTCTTTCAGTGTCGCCAGTGTGGGGAAATGAGCAAATGACTTGTTTGACATTAGCTTTGAAAATAAGGCGAGCTTGGTTTTGCAGGCTCGGACGTTTGTGTACATATCATGGAcaaactgatctttcccttgtagctTTACGTTCAACTCATTCATGTGTGTCAGTATGTCCACAGCAAAAGCTAAGTCACAAAGCCAATCTGTGTCACTCAGCTCAGGAAAATCGTCAGCTTTCTCAAGTAGCTCCAAAAATGAGATAATCTCTTGTTTGAGCTCCCACACTTGTTGACACGCTTTCCCCAATCTTATCCAGCGGACATTGGAGTGGTAAAGCAAGTCTTGGTAATCGGTGTCAGTTTCTTCAAGAAATGTAATAAACTGACGATGCTGAAGTCCCCACGCTCGAATAAAGTTTACGAGTTTTACAACTGGCTTCACTGCGTGGCAATACAGATTTACACAGTGCTTCCCGGTGGATTATGCAGTGTAAGAAAATACTTCCTGCTCAGGGTTGTCCTCTTTCACCCGGTCCTGGATTCTTTTGAGCAATCCGACGTTTTTTCCAGTCAGATTTGGCGATCCATCTGTGGTAACAAGTTAGCTTGTGCCTTTCCATTGCCGCCGACATGCTGTTATACAAATCCTCTCCCTCGTTTTCCCCTTCAGGGATTCCAAAAACTCCTTCGTTATCTCAAAATTGTCATTAATACCTCTGTCAGTGCCAAGGAATATAATGTAAATGACTCCActtgtttgttttgcttgctaGCTAAATCTTCGTCAATTCGCTCAACACGGCCAGTCACTGTCCTGTGTGATAAGCTTATATTTTCAAATTTGTTCTTGCTCTCAGGACACAAAATAGCTGCTGTCTCTACCATGCTCTCTATGAGTAACTCCCCTCCGGAGAAAGGCTTACTGGTCTTTGCTAATTTGAATGCCAGTAAATAACTTGCCTTCATGCTTGATTCTTGGATGGCAGTTTGTCGGGTAAAGGTGTTTTGCTGAGCCTGCAAACTAGCTGCTAATCTCTGTGCAGTAGCTGTCTGTTCTTGCGTTGACTGGTTGTTAGCATAATTAGCATGCTTGGTGGAAAAATGACGGCTGATGTTGTATTCCTTAAAAACAGCAACGGTTTCTTGATAAATAAGACATACAGCTTTTGCCTGGACTTCAGTGAAAAAGCATTTAGTTGTCCATTCCATATTAAACACTCGGCACTCATTGtcgacttttcttttctttggcccACTCATTGCTGCAGATGGCTTCAGAACAGTAGCAGAGTAATAACAGAGTAACCAGGGCGCTGCAAAATAAAGTAAATGTATCACTGCGTCTAATATGCCACCTGGTGAAACGCCAGGCATTACAGGAAAAGGTCAAATGAATGTTGTCACAATTATGAAATTTGATTTAAGCAATTCCGTACCAATCTTTGGCGGGCCGGATGAAAAAGAGGGCCGTAGTTTGCCCACCCCTGGAGTAGAGAGTTGACCTTGAACCTCTgctagagattcgcctccggaaaacaggGTACTAACTCTTTCAGGCAACGGTGGGGGGTAGCAGCAGTGCGGTCTCAGGTGTCGCTGGTTATGGAGACAGGTCCTGGGCCTTCTGTAGGTAGGAGGCACAgacgaggaccaccaccgagttgccttgtcagaaggcaaaataatGATTGTGCAGGCTGTGAAGGGCCTCTCCGTAACGCCTGGAGATGGAAGGTAGGAGGAACTCAAGGGCCGGGATAAAAGCACAACGGAGTGCAAAGAGTGCCTATAAGTAGATATGAAACCGTCGGAAGAGGAAATATTGTCGATGAGGGTAATGGTGGGAGGATGGAGAGCCAAGGAAAGatcgaagccaaggagttgttgctggtgaggGTCAGGGACAGCGAAGAAGAAGCAGGACCATGAACTGTgtaatataaacacgcacacccacacccacacacatatctatatctatatctatatctgtctatcaatctatatctatgtgtatacatataaataaataaataggtagataaataaatatatatattatatataatatatgtataaatatatatatatatatatatatacatatatatatacatatatatatacatatatatatatatatatatatatatataatatatgtataaatatatatatatatatatatatatatacatatatatatatatatatatatatacatatatatatatatatatatatatatatatatatatatatatatatatacgtgtgtatatataatatatgtataaatatacatatatatatatatatatatttatatatatatacatatataaatacgtatgtatgtatatatatgtatatatatatatatatatatatatatatatatatatatatatgtatgtatgtatgtatgtatgtataaaaatatatatatatatatatatatatatatatatatatatacgtacatatatatatatatatatatatatatatatatatatatacatacatatatatatatatatatatatatatatatatatatatacatatatatgtatatgtatatatatgtatatatatatatatatatatatatatatatatatgtatgtgtgtatatatatatatatattatatattatgttgtgtgtgtgtgtgtgtgtgtgtgtgtgtgtgtgtgtgtgtttgcctttatgtgtgtgtgtgtgtgtttgcgtttatgtgtgtgtgtgtgtgtgtgtgtgtgtgtgtgtgtgtgtgtgtgtgtgtgtgtgtgtgtgtgttttgtatgtgtgtgttttgtatgtgtgtgtgtatgtgtgtgtaaacatgaatCTAAAAGGGAACATACTAAATCTGAACAAAAATCTCCAGAAAAGAACTGAAAGTCCTGTGAGCCAGAGCTAAGTCGCTCTTCCGAACAAAATGCGCGCTCATTGtgataaacatataaagagaaagagctacttacggcatatatttatacatgttttggATGTTTATCAATGGCATGCTATGTACAAAATCCTTCGCAAAATCCCCTTGGCTGGCAAAACTTTGAGAATAAGCGTCTTCCAGACAACTTCATATCCTTGGAGAAATTTGCGCTGAAAAAACTACGAAACTTCACTATTTTGTGCCAAAAGGAAGCAAGATAAGAGAGTTGAGGGAATTTACaagaaatgtgtacatatataccacaATATTTCAGTCATAAGTTGCATACCATTG
It encodes:
- the LOC125047941 gene encoding general transcription factor II-I repeat domain-containing protein 2B-like is translated as MSAAMERHKLTCYHRWIAKSDWKKRRIAQKNPGPVKPVVKLVNFIRAWGLQHRQFITFLEETDTDYQDLLYHSNVRWIRLGKACQQVWELKQEIISFLELLEKADDFPELSDTDWLCDLAFAVDILTHMNELNVKLQGKDQFVHDMYTNVRACKTKLALFSKLMSNKSFAHFPTLATLKEAPRHVKKFRKSLDDLHGEFYHRFSDFGKIDVTSAGFMSLHTRS